The genomic DNA GCGTCGGCAATCTGCGAGACGATCCCAGCTACCTCGGTAGGAGGGAGGGGTCCCTTACGGCGGGCGTACTTCTCCAGAAGCTCGCCCTTGGCCCACTCGATCGCGAGAAAGTGAAGGCCAGGTTCGGCCTCGCCGATCTCGATGGTCCGCACCACATTGGGGTGCTGGACTCTCTCTCCGTATCGTGCTTCCCGGAGAAACCGGGCCACGGCAGTCTTGTCGTTGCGCAGTTTCTCGCGCAGCACCTTGACGGCAACGGAGCCGTGCTCGGGATGGTGCGCCCGAAAAACGGCGGAAGTACCGCCCTCCCCGACTTCGCTATCGAGGGTGTATCCGGCGAGATTTCGCCCCACCATTGAGTCACGTGGCACGCGGCGAACCTAATGTGAGTGGGACAACACAGCAAGCGTCGACTATGTGCAGCATGCCCAAGTACCCCTCTGCGAGGTAGCGGTCTGTGTCCACCCCGTCGGCCCCCCCAGAAACGAGCCGTCTCTTCCTGATTGACGGATATGCCCTGATCTACCGGGCATTCTTTGCGTTGATCTCACGACCGCTGACGACAGGGCGAGGAGAGAACACCTCGGCGGCGTGGGGAATTGCCAACTTCCTGCAGCGCCTCTTGGCCAAGTACAACCCACAGTATGTGGGGTGGGTACACGATTCTGGCCTGTCCTTCCGTCATGAGCGTTATCCGGCTTATAAGGCCACCCGGGAGAAACTCTCCGACGAGCTGCAGGCAGACTTCGACCAGGGAGTCGAACGCATTGAGCAGCTGCTGAGGGCGTACCATATCCCGGTGCTGAGCGTGGAGGGGTATGAGGCCGACGACGTGATTGGAACATTGGCCGTCCAGGGCCTTTCCCGGGGGCTCAATGTGGTGATCGTTTCGGGCGATAAGGATTTCCACCAGCTGGTACAGCCCGGAATTTGGCTGCTGAATCCAGGCCGCGGAGGGCCCGCGGCGGTGGACGAACAGTGGATCGGAGTCGAGAACGAAACCGAGAGGTTAGGCGTTGCCGGGCGGTTTGTGACGGACTACCTGGCGCTCGTCGGGGATTCGTCCGATAACGTGCCGGGAGTGAAAGGCATTGGGGAGAAGACCGCTGTGGAATTGATCCAGACCTACGGCGGGCTGGAAGACATTCTGACGAATGCGGAATCTATCTCGAAGAAGCGGCCACGGGAGGCGCTCCTCTCCCAGGTGGAGAATGCGCGCCTCTCGAAGGAGCTGGTGACGATTCGAACAGATGTCGGTATCTCACTGGACCTCGATGCATTACGCGTGCAATCGCCGGACCTGGCACGGCTGCGGGATCTGTTTGTGGAACTCGAATTTCACTCATTGGCAAAGGCCGCGGCAGCCGAGGATGAGGGAGCGGCAGCCTCGACCGTGGTCTCGCGGGAGGCGCGGTATCGGAGCGTGACATCCGTTGCCGACGTCAGGATGGTGGTGAACAGGGCGCGTGATGCTGGCCGGGTTGCGTTCGACACGGAAACAATACTTGAACCCGGGGCACCCGGAGCCGTGGATCCCCTTCGGGCGATCCTGGTAGGTGTGACACTGTGCGTTGGGCCTGGAGAGTCGTACTACCTTCCGTTTCGTCACGTGGTCGCTGGTCCCGCCCAGACTGCGCTCGCGTTGAACGACACGACGCCTGAGGCCGCTGCACTCGACGCGCGGCTGCAGAGCGCCCCGGGCAACTTGCCGCCGTTGACCAGTCCGGAACTGCAACCACTTCGGGATCTTCTGGAGGACGCGTCGGTCGCCAAGATCGCACAGAATGGCAAGTATGACGCGCTTGTGCTACGGCGTGAAGGAATCAACGTGGCAAATCTGGCCTTCGACACGATGGTGGCGAGCTATGTTCTCGACCCGGGCCGGCGCTCGCATGGCCTGGATATGCTGGCCTTGGAATTCCTCGGCTATCAGATGATCTCGTACGACGATGTGTGTGGCAAAGGGAAAAGTGCGATCAGCTTTGCCGAGGTTCCGATCGCCGTGGCCACGACCTACTCATGCGAGGATGGAGACGTCACACTCCGACTGGCGGCGATCTTCGGGGAGCAGTTGGACCAGCTGGGCCTTCGCCCGCTGTTTGACAAGATCGAGATGCCGTTGATTCCGGTCCTCGCCGATATGGAGGCTGCGGGCATCAGCATTGATCTGAGCGCCTTCGCAGCGCTGAAAGTTGAATTGGTGCGGGAACGCGCCCGGGTAGAACAAGAGATCTACGTCTCGGCGGGGCAGGAGTTCAACATCAACTCCAATGCGCAGCTTCGGGAAGTCCTGTTTGAACGGCTTCAGTTGCCGGTGTTGAAGCGAACAGCTACCGGTGCTTCAACGGATGCCAGCGTGCTTGAGCGGCTCGCCGAGGAAGGGCATGCTCTACCGGGCTTGATCATCGAGTACCGGGAGCTGAGCAAATTGCAGAACACCTACATCGATGCCTTGCCGGCCCTGGTCAATCCGCACACCGGGCGGCTGCACACCTCGTTCAACCAGACAGTGGCGGCGACTGGGCGCCTGTCCTCGAGTGACCCGAATCTTCAGAACATCCCAATCCGGAAAGAGCTGGGACGAGGAATCCGACGGGCATTCATTCCCCGTGATGGGTGGTTGATGCTCGGCGCCGACTATTCGCAGATCGAGCTGCGCCTGTTGGCGCACCTCTCCGGTGACATGGCGTTCGTAGAGGCCTTCCGGTCGGGAGGGGATATCCATCGTGAAACAGCAGGTGTCATTTTTGGAGTTTCAGTGGTCGAAGTGACCCCGGAAATGCGTAGCCGCGCCAAGACGATCAACTTCGCCACGATCTACGGACAGGGAGCGCACGCGCTGTCCCAGCAACTGGGAAGCACCCATGCCGAGGCGCGCGAATTCATCGACCAGTACTTCACGCGGTTTACGGGAATCCGGACGTACCTCGATGCGACGGTCGAGTTTGCCCGGACGAATGGATATGCCGAGACGTTGTTCGGACGGCGCCGCTATATCCCTGAATTGAGGGACAAGAACTTCAACATCCGTGCTTTCGGGGAACGGACGGCGCAGAACACCCCCATCCAAGGATCGGCTGCGGATCTAATCAAGATCGCGATGATCCGCATTGCGCATGCGCTCGCACGGGAGCACATGGAAAGCACGATGCTGCTCCAGGTTCACGACGAATTGGTATTTGAGGCACCCCCGGGGGAGCTTGCCCACCTTGGGGCGTTGGTCAAGCAAGAGATGGAGGGTGCCGCACTGCTGAACGTCCCTCTTGTCGTGGACATTGGCACCGGCCGAAATTGGCTTGAAACCAAAGAGAAATAGGGGAACCTGGGCTGTCGCATTTTGCGAGAAACAGGGCGGTTCGAGCCGTAGAGCTGTCAGATGACACAACTGTCTACACATCGATAAGTATTTGCCAAATCACAGCTTACCTCTTATACTGGACCCCGGCATCCAGATTGCCCACTGAAGGATTGGTAGGATTACGCCGGCGCTGGTTTCTCCTCCTCAGGTGTGGACCCCATGCGGCAACGACGATACGGATTTACTCTGATCGAGTTGTTGATCGTAGTCGTGATCATTGGGATCCTGGCTGCAATTGCGGTTCCGAAATTTCAGAATACGAAGGGGAAGGCGTACGTGGCCGCGATGAAGAGCGACCTTCGGAATCTGTCGGTTGCCGAGGAGGGCTATTACTACGAGCATCGAGTCTACACGACCGTGTTGGACTCCGTGGATTTCACCCCGTCGCATGGGGTGGTCCTGACCGTGATCCAGGCAAATGCCGCGGGCTGGTCGGCGACGTCCACGAACCCCAATGCGTATCCGATGACATGCGCCATTTTCTTTGGCTCCGTGACGCCTGTCGCTCCGGCCACGGTTGAGGGAGAGGTTTCCTGCCAGTAGGGGCGCATGTCAGAGCGATCCGATCCTGGTAGTACAAAGGCCACGATGTATCGGGAATTTTCGTCTCGCCGTGCCGGCATGATACACGCGATGAACGGAGGCTTGTGGCTCCACCGGCATACATGGGAAGGCCGGCCCATGGCGCATCTTGTGTCCACCGATCGTGCGCAATTGCTGAGATACGGCGCGCTCGTGGGGCTGCCGGAAACCCGGCTTCAGTTCAAACGGCTGAAGGATCCATCCACCGGCGAACCCCGTGACGCCTGGCACTGGGATCTTGGCGGGCCGTTTCTTCCCTCACGAGATGAGCCCTAGGCTCCGACGCCGGACAGCACCGGTCGTGCCCCACGGCGTTGCTCGAGACCGCGCGGTGCGCTATTCGCTCCGACCCAGCATGGCGGGGGCGGCGCTCCGCGGTGCGAACATCAAGGCGAACAATGTGAGCGCGTAGGGGAGCATGAGCACGAGCTCGTAATGCAGCGGCCAGCCGAGCGCCTGGACAACGTACTGGACGGCGGTTGCCATGCCGAAGATGCCGGCCGCGACCGCGACGCCAAAGGGATTCCATCGACCGAGTGCCACAATGGCGATCGCGATGAACCCACGGCCCGCGGACATTCCCTCCGCAAAGGTTCCTGCCTGCGCGAGAACCAATGTGGCGCCCGCCAAGCCTCCGAGTAGCGCGCCGAATAGAATGGCCCACACCCGAACGGCAGCAATGGATATTCCGGCGGCGGATGCGGCGCCGGGCGATTCGCCGATCGCCCGGAGCCCCAGCCCGGCGTGGGTTCGGTACAGAAACCACCAGAGCGTGGGCACGAGGGCGTACGCGACGTATGTGACCGGGGGTTGGTTGAAAAGTGCGGCGCCGACCCATGGGAGTGACGCGAGCCCCGGAATGCGAAGGGCACTCGACGTTGGTAGCGAGAGCGCGACTCCCGTGGCGCCGTAGAGTGCTCGATAGAACGCGCCAGTCAACCCGAGGGCTAGCAAGGTGATCGCGGTGCCGGTGATGATTTGATCCGCGCGAATGAAGACGACGAACAACGCCAATAGCAGCCCAAGCACTCCGCCAGCGAGCATTCCGCCGACGTAGCCGCCGCTCGTGCCAAAGCTGCCGGCAGCAACCGTCGCACCAAACGCGCCGGCGATGATCGATCCTTCGAGCCCGATGTTGATCACCCCCGCCCGTTCGGTGACGAGCTCTCCCAGTCCTGCGAGCAGGAGAGGCGTTGCAGTGCGTACCGTGGCGGCGAACAGCGAGGCGATCGGGCTCACGAAGTCGGAGCCTCGGCGGCATCGATGGGGTGACGCCTCCGGCGGGCA from Gemmatimonadaceae bacterium includes the following:
- a CDS encoding serine/threonine-protein kinase, which translates into the protein MPRDSMVGRNLAGYTLDSEVGEGGTSAVFRAHHPEHGSVAVKVLREKLRNDKTAVARFLREARYGERVQHPNVVRTIEIGEAEPGLHFLAIEWAKGELLEKYARRKGPLPPTEVAGIVSQIADAVHAAHQVGIIHRDLKPENVMYDPESGLVKLLDFGIATDTDISPEQRLTRAGFFVGTLMYVAPEALSGELVSPAADQFSLATIAYFLLTG
- the polA gene encoding DNA polymerase I translates to MSTPSAPPETSRLFLIDGYALIYRAFFALISRPLTTGRGENTSAAWGIANFLQRLLAKYNPQYVGWVHDSGLSFRHERYPAYKATREKLSDELQADFDQGVERIEQLLRAYHIPVLSVEGYEADDVIGTLAVQGLSRGLNVVIVSGDKDFHQLVQPGIWLLNPGRGGPAAVDEQWIGVENETERLGVAGRFVTDYLALVGDSSDNVPGVKGIGEKTAVELIQTYGGLEDILTNAESISKKRPREALLSQVENARLSKELVTIRTDVGISLDLDALRVQSPDLARLRDLFVELEFHSLAKAAAAEDEGAAASTVVSREARYRSVTSVADVRMVVNRARDAGRVAFDTETILEPGAPGAVDPLRAILVGVTLCVGPGESYYLPFRHVVAGPAQTALALNDTTPEAAALDARLQSAPGNLPPLTSPELQPLRDLLEDASVAKIAQNGKYDALVLRREGINVANLAFDTMVASYVLDPGRRSHGLDMLALEFLGYQMISYDDVCGKGKSAISFAEVPIAVATTYSCEDGDVTLRLAAIFGEQLDQLGLRPLFDKIEMPLIPVLADMEAAGISIDLSAFAALKVELVRERARVEQEIYVSAGQEFNINSNAQLREVLFERLQLPVLKRTATGASTDASVLERLAEEGHALPGLIIEYRELSKLQNTYIDALPALVNPHTGRLHTSFNQTVAATGRLSSSDPNLQNIPIRKELGRGIRRAFIPRDGWLMLGADYSQIELRLLAHLSGDMAFVEAFRSGGDIHRETAGVIFGVSVVEVTPEMRSRAKTINFATIYGQGAHALSQQLGSTHAEAREFIDQYFTRFTGIRTYLDATVEFARTNGYAETLFGRRRYIPELRDKNFNIRAFGERTAQNTPIQGSAADLIKIAMIRIAHALAREHMESTMLLQVHDELVFEAPPGELAHLGALVKQEMEGAALLNVPLVVDIGTGRNWLETKEK
- a CDS encoding type II secretion system protein, whose protein sequence is MRQRRYGFTLIELLIVVVIIGILAAIAVPKFQNTKGKAYVAAMKSDLRNLSVAEEGYYYEHRVYTTVLDSVDFTPSHGVVLTVIQANAAGWSATSTNPNAYPMTCAIFFGSVTPVAPATVEGEVSCQ
- a CDS encoding ABC transporter permease; amino-acid sequence: MSPIASLFAATVRTATPLLLAGLGELVTERAGVINIGLEGSIIAGAFGATVAAGSFGTSGGYVGGMLAGGVLGLLLALFVVFIRADQIITGTAITLLALGLTGAFYRALYGATGVALSLPTSSALRIPGLASLPWVGAALFNQPPVTYVAYALVPTLWWFLYRTHAGLGLRAIGESPGAASAAGISIAAVRVWAILFGALLGGLAGATLVLAQAGTFAEGMSAGRGFIAIAIVALGRWNPFGVAVAAGIFGMATAVQYVVQALGWPLHYELVLMLPYALTLFALMFAPRSAAPAMLGRSE